In a genomic window of Octadecabacter temperatus:
- a CDS encoding S49 family peptidase: protein MKRWIPFLKSDPHVAVVRLQGTIAASGRSLNDRGLANSIEKAFRSKPKAVALEISSPGGSPVQSSLIAARIRRLADEKDIPVFAFVEDVAASGGYWLATAADEIYVDRGSIVGSIGVISAGFGLTGTMEKIGAERRVYTAGKSKSMLDPFQAEKPADVKRLKGLLDDMHVYFKDHVNARRAGKLAEQDLFTGDIWVGEKSIDVGLADHVGHLVPAMKDRFGDKVKFRRFGQKKPFLSRFGMQIVDDAVSGIEERAAYARFGL from the coding sequence ATGAAACGCTGGATACCTTTTCTCAAATCAGACCCGCATGTGGCTGTTGTTCGCCTGCAAGGGACGATTGCCGCGTCTGGTCGTTCGCTGAATGATCGCGGACTGGCGAATTCTATTGAAAAGGCATTTCGCAGTAAGCCGAAAGCAGTCGCGCTGGAAATCAGCTCTCCGGGTGGATCGCCGGTGCAATCTTCATTGATTGCGGCGCGTATTCGCAGGCTTGCGGATGAAAAAGACATTCCTGTTTTTGCCTTCGTTGAAGACGTCGCTGCGTCGGGCGGCTACTGGCTCGCAACGGCGGCGGATGAGATTTACGTTGATCGTGGTTCTATCGTTGGTTCCATCGGTGTGATTTCCGCAGGCTTCGGTTTGACCGGCACGATGGAGAAAATCGGTGCCGAGCGGCGTGTTTATACAGCCGGTAAGTCCAAAAGCATGCTTGATCCGTTTCAGGCCGAAAAGCCGGCAGACGTTAAGCGCCTGAAGGGGCTGCTTGACGATATGCATGTGTATTTCAAAGACCACGTAAACGCGCGACGTGCTGGTAAGCTTGCGGAACAAGACCTGTTCACGGGCGACATCTGGGTGGGTGAGAAATCCATCGACGTTGGCTTGGCTGACCATGTTGGCCACCTCGTTCCTGCGATGAAGGACCGCTTTGGCGACAAAGTGAAGTTCCGCCGTTTCGGTCAGAAGAAACCGTTCTTGTCGCGTTTCGGTATGCAAATCGTGGATGACGCGGTTTCTGGCATTGAGGAACGCGCAGCCTATGCGCGGTTCGGCCTGTAA
- a CDS encoding ABC transporter permease, producing the protein MNFQAIKSIYVFEMARFFRTLMQSFISPVISTSLYFVVFGTAIGSRIESVEGVGYGAFIVPGLIMLSVMTQATSNASFGIYFPKFIGTIYELLSAPVSFFEITVGYVGAAATKAMFIGIVILATSFLFVDFTIEHPIAMIAFLTLTCLSFSLLGFIIGIWAGNFEQLQLIPLLIITPLVFLGGSFYSVSMLPPIWQTITMFNPVVYLISGFRWSFFGTADVPIGLSLFAIGVFTCICLGIIAWIFRTGWRIRQ; encoded by the coding sequence ATGAACTTCCAAGCTATAAAATCGATCTATGTATTCGAGATGGCGCGGTTCTTTCGCACGCTGATGCAAAGCTTTATTAGCCCCGTTATTTCCACGTCTCTCTATTTTGTGGTCTTTGGCACGGCCATCGGATCACGCATTGAAAGCGTCGAAGGCGTTGGGTACGGCGCGTTCATTGTGCCTGGGCTCATCATGCTGTCAGTGATGACACAGGCAACAAGCAACGCGTCCTTCGGCATCTATTTCCCCAAGTTCATTGGCACGATTTATGAACTTTTGTCCGCCCCGGTCAGCTTTTTCGAGATCACGGTTGGCTACGTTGGCGCAGCTGCGACTAAGGCGATGTTTATCGGCATCGTGATCCTCGCCACCTCATTCCTATTCGTTGATTTCACGATTGAGCACCCAATTGCCATGATCGCGTTCCTAACGCTGACCTGTCTTTCATTCAGCTTGCTTGGATTTATCATTGGGATTTGGGCAGGCAACTTCGAGCAATTACAGCTGATCCCACTGCTGATCATCACGCCATTGGTTTTCCTGGGTGGCTCGTTTTATTCGGTCTCGATGCTGCCGCCGATCTGGCAAACGATCACGATGTTCAATCCCGTGGTCTACCTGATTTCAGGTTTCCGTTGGTCGTTCTTTGGCACTGCTGATGTGCCCATCGGGCTTAGCCTGTTTGCGATTGGGGTGTTCACCTGCATCTGTTTGGGCATCATCGCGTGGATATTCCGCACAGGCTGGCGCATTCGCCAATGA
- a CDS encoding ABC transporter ATP-binding protein, producing MSNIVEVRSLTKTYDGGFEALKSVDLDIKQGEIIALLGPNGAGKTTLISSICGITRATSGTISIGGHDNVTAFRAARNLVGLVPQEINLEPFEKVINTVRFSRGLFGKAPNDAYLEAVLKSLSLWDKKDAKVMTLSGGMKRRVLIAKALAHEPRVLFLDEPTAGVDVELRKDMWDVVAQLKEDGVTIILTTHYIEEAEAIADRIGVIAKGEILLVEDKADLMTRMGQKTLKVDLAEPITEIPKGLSDYDLTIEGEGLLYSYDTSTERTGITSLLADLQKAGLKMADLQTRQSSLEEIFVSLVAEKEGGA from the coding sequence ATGAGCAATATCGTTGAGGTGCGCAGCCTTACTAAAACGTATGATGGTGGCTTTGAGGCGCTAAAGTCCGTTGATTTGGATATCAAGCAAGGCGAGATCATTGCGCTGCTTGGGCCGAACGGTGCTGGTAAGACCACGCTGATCTCAAGCATTTGCGGTATTACGCGTGCCACTAGTGGGACCATCAGCATTGGCGGGCATGATAATGTCACCGCGTTTCGTGCGGCCCGCAATCTTGTTGGATTGGTGCCGCAAGAGATCAATCTTGAACCATTTGAGAAGGTCATCAACACCGTACGCTTTTCGCGTGGGTTGTTCGGTAAAGCACCCAATGACGCCTATCTTGAGGCAGTTCTGAAATCCTTATCCTTGTGGGACAAGAAAGACGCCAAGGTCATGACGTTATCGGGCGGCATGAAGCGCCGTGTTTTAATCGCCAAGGCGCTCGCTCATGAGCCGCGCGTGTTGTTCTTGGACGAACCCACCGCAGGCGTTGATGTCGAGTTGCGTAAAGATATGTGGGACGTCGTCGCACAGCTAAAAGAGGACGGCGTCACGATCATCCTCACCACGCACTACATCGAGGAAGCCGAGGCGATTGCCGACCGGATTGGTGTGATTGCCAAAGGCGAGATTCTTTTGGTTGAAGACAAAGCCGATCTGATGACCCGCATGGGGCAGAAGACGCTGAAGGTTGATCTGGCCGAACCTATTACGGAAATTCCTAAAGGTTTGTCGGACTATGATCTGACGATTGAGGGCGAAGGTTTGCTCTATTCCTATGACACAAGCACGGAACGTACGGGTATCACGAGCCTTCTGGCAGACTTGCAGAAAGCCGGGCTTAAGATGGCAGACTTGCAAACACGCCAATCGTCTTTGGAAGAAATATTCGTGTCCCTCGTGGCCGAAAAGGAGGGCGGGGCATGA
- a CDS encoding SDR family NAD(P)-dependent oxidoreductase yields MTQPQFANYPSLKGKTVFVTGGASGIGADIVRSFASQGAKVGFVDLDVDASQALKDATAGEVVFATCDLRDIDGLKGAFSELVQKIGPAQVLVNNAARDDRHDWKDVTPEYWDERFHTNLRHMFFAIQSVAPEMIKAGAGSIINIGSNSWWEAGGGFPAYATSKSAVHGLTRTMARDLGEHRIRVNTVVPGWIMTERQKDLWVTPEALAKQVDRQVLPDPIDPIYVARMAVFLASDDAGMCSAQNFMVEAGSI; encoded by the coding sequence ATGACCCAACCACAATTTGCCAACTACCCGTCGCTAAAGGGTAAGACCGTTTTTGTCACCGGTGGTGCGTCAGGGATTGGCGCCGACATTGTGCGCAGCTTTGCTTCCCAAGGCGCGAAAGTAGGTTTCGTTGATTTGGACGTTGATGCATCTCAAGCGTTAAAAGATGCCACAGCAGGTGAAGTTGTTTTTGCCACCTGTGATCTACGCGACATCGACGGTCTGAAGGGTGCGTTTTCCGAGTTGGTCCAAAAGATCGGCCCGGCACAGGTTTTGGTGAACAACGCCGCCCGTGATGACCGTCATGATTGGAAAGACGTCACGCCTGAGTATTGGGATGAACGGTTCCATACAAACCTGCGCCACATGTTCTTTGCGATCCAATCGGTCGCGCCGGAAATGATTAAGGCAGGGGCAGGGTCTATCATTAACATCGGATCCAATTCTTGGTGGGAAGCGGGGGGCGGTTTTCCAGCCTACGCGACCTCAAAGTCTGCCGTGCATGGTCTGACGCGGACAATGGCCCGTGATTTGGGAGAGCACCGCATTCGGGTGAACACCGTTGTACCAGGATGGATCATGACAGAGCGTCAAAAGGACCTATGGGTTACACCAGAAGCCTTGGCCAAGCAGGTCGACCGACAGGTGCTGCCTGATCCGATTGACCCAATTTATGTCGCACGCATGGCCGTGTTCCTTGCGTCAGATGATGCAGGGATGTGTAGCGCGCAGAACTTTATGGTTGAGGCTGGATCGATCTAG
- a CDS encoding XdhC family protein, with protein MQTFPPEGITYTEHAADIVSKASELIKSGRRFALITSVGIEGGAARDVGSLALVSDDDRMTGYLSNGCIDRDIQHHAMGALETGQKALIRYGDGSRYADLKLPCGGALDVLIDPNPDLNALLNAKQSFQRRCPVTLAFRSEETGSPTYQFTYAPPFRLYLAGRGAIFRAAAKAGHAAGFDICLLSPEAEDLAAVNHLASIPPVHLTSPDKVAAMDALDEHSAFLTLFHDHDWEPSLLKAALQTKASFIGSLGSRRTHAMRCETLRQIGVSDDELARLRGPIGLVPSLRNASFIAISALAEIVGNCPASIQQAGDIWPAEFEGVQRNG; from the coding sequence ATGCAGACGTTTCCGCCTGAGGGCATAACCTACACTGAACACGCCGCGGATATCGTTTCCAAAGCATCGGAGTTGATTAAGAGCGGACGGAGGTTCGCTCTGATCACTTCGGTGGGAATCGAAGGTGGTGCCGCGCGCGATGTCGGGTCGCTTGCATTGGTTTCCGATGATGATCGGATGACTGGCTATTTGTCGAACGGCTGTATCGATCGTGACATCCAGCACCATGCAATGGGCGCGCTTGAAACAGGCCAGAAGGCCCTGATCCGTTACGGTGACGGGTCGCGTTATGCTGATTTGAAACTGCCTTGTGGCGGTGCGCTTGATGTACTTATCGACCCAAACCCCGATTTGAATGCACTCTTAAACGCCAAACAGTCTTTTCAGAGGCGTTGCCCCGTGACGCTGGCGTTTAGGAGTGAAGAGACAGGAAGTCCGACCTATCAATTCACATACGCGCCGCCGTTTCGGTTGTATCTTGCGGGGCGTGGCGCGATTTTTCGTGCCGCGGCGAAGGCAGGGCATGCGGCCGGATTTGATATTTGCCTGTTGTCTCCCGAAGCTGAAGATTTAGCGGCGGTAAACCACCTCGCGTCGATCCCGCCAGTGCACTTAACGTCGCCAGATAAAGTCGCGGCGATGGATGCCTTAGATGAACACTCGGCTTTCCTCACATTGTTCCACGACCATGACTGGGAGCCAAGCTTACTGAAAGCGGCGCTCCAAACAAAAGCGAGTTTTATTGGAAGTTTAGGTAGCCGCAGAACCCATGCTATGCGGTGCGAAACGCTTCGTCAGATCGGTGTTTCAGACGATGAATTGGCCCGACTACGTGGCCCCATCGGTTTGGTCCCATCACTTCGAAATGCATCCTTCATCGCCATCTCTGCACTCGCTGAAATTGTGGGGAATTGCCCCGCGTCGATTCAACAGGCCGGTGATATTTGGCCGGCGGAATTTGAAGGCGTCCAGCGAAACGGTTGA
- a CDS encoding CoxG family protein — protein sequence MELSDEIIINAPKDQVYAALNDPEILQQCIPGCEELIKHSDSELEAKVVLKVGPVKARFSGNVQLDTAGAPDAFSLTGQGNGGAAGHAKGGADVTLTADGDQTILRYEAKADIGGKLAQLGSRLIQSTAKKLASKFFKSFANVVNADVSA from the coding sequence ATGGAACTTTCAGACGAAATCATCATCAATGCCCCTAAAGACCAGGTCTACGCGGCGCTGAATGATCCCGAAATTTTGCAGCAATGCATTCCCGGTTGTGAAGAACTTATCAAGCATTCGGACTCCGAACTTGAAGCGAAGGTCGTACTAAAAGTTGGGCCAGTTAAGGCGCGTTTTAGCGGTAATGTGCAGCTCGATACGGCTGGCGCTCCCGATGCTTTCTCTCTTACGGGGCAAGGCAATGGTGGGGCTGCTGGCCACGCGAAAGGCGGGGCGGATGTGACGCTTACTGCTGATGGGGATCAAACAATCCTACGGTATGAAGCAAAAGCCGACATTGGCGGTAAACTGGCCCAACTGGGCAGCCGTTTAATCCAAAGCACAGCTAAGAAACTTGCTTCGAAATTCTTCAAGTCTTTTGCAAATGTTGTGAATGCAGACGTTTCCGCCTGA
- a CDS encoding nucleotidyltransferase family protein: protein MGDVAAIILAAGLSRRMGTENKLLLPVDGVPMVQHVVAQYCEALSGPITVVTGHEASLVEAALSGFDVRCVINDNYASGQQSSVAFGLKHCPDADVVLIGLGDQPFLKSQDISDLLAAHSTGDRRKISVPVLGADRGNPIVIPRNIRPQLTANPNRPGCMRFTRENPDFVQRLPLKAEGFFRDIDTPAAYADLRQQEDHRI, encoded by the coding sequence ATGGGTGACGTCGCAGCAATCATACTTGCGGCAGGTCTTTCACGTCGCATGGGAACAGAAAACAAACTTCTGTTGCCTGTCGATGGGGTTCCCATGGTTCAACATGTCGTAGCGCAATACTGCGAAGCGTTGAGCGGACCGATTACCGTCGTCACGGGCCATGAAGCGTCCTTGGTTGAGGCGGCTCTCTCGGGCTTTGATGTGCGATGTGTCATCAACGACAATTACGCATCGGGACAGCAATCGTCTGTGGCGTTTGGACTGAAACATTGCCCTGACGCCGACGTTGTGTTGATCGGTTTGGGAGATCAGCCGTTCCTAAAATCGCAAGATATTTCTGATCTTCTGGCGGCACATTCTACGGGAGATCGTAGGAAAATTTCCGTACCGGTTTTAGGTGCAGATCGCGGCAATCCTATCGTTATTCCGCGCAACATACGTCCGCAGTTGACGGCTAATCCAAACCGTCCCGGCTGCATGCGCTTCACCCGTGAAAACCCGGACTTTGTCCAAAGGCTTCCATTGAAGGCCGAAGGGTTCTTTCGCGACATCGACACGCCAGCCGCCTACGCGGACCTGCGCCAACAAGAGGACCATCGCATATGA
- a CDS encoding XdhC family protein: MTPAEIMSSDLADVAQEMRDRAEPFAFATIVRTAGSTAAKPGAKALLGTDGAILHGWLGGGCTRGAVKKAAVAALQDGKPQLISVAPEELLAERGVSSGDEVDGTTFARNGCPSKGTVDIFIEPYMPMPQLVVFGTSPVANALTALAPQFHWAVTETSTEALEQAVPQRMIVIATQGQGDVAALEAALGVQSNYVAFVGSQRKFKALADKLAQKGIPPAQIAAVRAPAGLDLGAVTPEEIALSILAELVRVRRSPVEVPDG, from the coding sequence ATGACACCTGCTGAAATCATGTCCTCTGATCTTGCCGACGTTGCGCAAGAAATGCGCGATCGCGCCGAACCCTTTGCGTTTGCAACAATCGTGCGCACGGCTGGGTCTACGGCGGCGAAACCCGGTGCGAAAGCGTTGCTTGGCACGGATGGAGCGATACTGCACGGATGGCTTGGCGGTGGGTGCACGCGCGGGGCGGTTAAGAAAGCAGCCGTCGCTGCACTACAGGATGGGAAACCCCAGTTGATTTCGGTTGCCCCAGAAGAATTGCTCGCCGAGAGGGGTGTCAGTTCAGGGGATGAGGTTGATGGCACCACATTTGCGCGCAACGGGTGCCCGTCCAAAGGCACCGTAGATATCTTTATTGAGCCGTACATGCCGATGCCGCAACTCGTCGTGTTCGGTACCTCCCCAGTGGCCAATGCGCTTACCGCGTTAGCGCCGCAGTTTCACTGGGCGGTCACCGAAACGTCCACCGAGGCATTGGAACAGGCCGTGCCACAGCGCATGATCGTCATTGCAACACAAGGGCAGGGCGACGTTGCAGCCTTGGAAGCGGCGCTGGGCGTACAATCAAACTACGTTGCCTTTGTCGGCAGCCAAAGAAAGTTCAAAGCGCTCGCTGATAAGCTGGCGCAAAAAGGCATTCCACCAGCTCAAATCGCAGCAGTGAGGGCCCCCGCCGGATTGGACCTTGGCGCTGTGACACCGGAAGAAATCGCCTTGTCGATCCTCGCAGAACTCGTTCGCGTACGCCGTTCACCCGTTGAGGTGCCCGATGGGTGA
- a CDS encoding vWA domain-containing protein → MSRVTRFAGRDDGASARVAGFVAHLRENGLRLGVAEAEVALTALTHVEAAKPDETRRALKAVCTGCKEEAERFDELFTSYWMDMGRVRQKSVPSKSNANSDDVHSSRDAQGQEAGSAGQATAPDDHGRDDAESDGTGKLIATEVRNLSRKDLRDMVRPEEIAEAEDVARRLGAALRDKRSRRRIAARKGDRLHFRKTIRESLSTGGEPVRLLRKKRPDRTRKIVALCDVSGSMTIYAQVFLAFLAGLMRADTAADAYLFHTRLIRITEALRDRDAMRAIGRLSLMADGFGGGTEIGPSLSRFAGTYARRFVDGRSVVIILSDGYDTAPPEIMGEALEKLRKRGCKIIWLNPLKGWKDYEPVASGMAAALPHIDLFKAANTLSDLAHLERELAAL, encoded by the coding sequence ATGAGCCGCGTCACCCGTTTTGCTGGACGCGACGATGGTGCGTCGGCCCGCGTGGCGGGGTTTGTGGCGCATTTGCGTGAAAACGGTTTGCGGTTGGGCGTCGCTGAGGCGGAGGTTGCGCTGACAGCGTTGACCCATGTCGAAGCCGCCAAACCCGATGAAACACGCCGCGCTCTAAAGGCCGTGTGCACAGGGTGCAAAGAAGAAGCCGAACGGTTCGACGAGTTGTTCACAAGTTACTGGATGGACATGGGCCGTGTGCGGCAGAAATCAGTGCCAAGCAAATCGAATGCGAATTCAGATGACGTACATTCATCGCGAGATGCGCAAGGCCAAGAGGCCGGATCAGCAGGCCAAGCGACAGCGCCTGATGATCACGGCCGCGACGACGCCGAAAGCGACGGAACCGGAAAACTTATTGCGACCGAGGTCCGAAACCTCAGCCGCAAAGACTTGCGCGACATGGTCCGTCCAGAGGAGATCGCTGAAGCCGAAGATGTCGCCCGTCGATTGGGTGCAGCGCTTAGGGATAAACGGTCTCGTCGCCGTATCGCGGCGCGCAAAGGCGACCGGTTGCACTTTCGCAAAACCATTCGCGAGAGCCTATCCACAGGTGGGGAACCTGTGCGCTTGCTGCGCAAAAAACGCCCTGACCGTACACGTAAGATCGTCGCCTTGTGCGATGTGTCGGGGTCGATGACAATTTATGCGCAGGTGTTTCTCGCGTTCTTGGCAGGGCTGATGCGTGCCGATACTGCCGCTGATGCCTATCTGTTTCACACACGGTTGATACGTATCACCGAAGCCTTGCGTGACCGCGATGCGATGCGCGCTATCGGACGATTGTCTTTGATGGCTGATGGATTTGGCGGCGGCACCGAGATCGGCCCGTCATTGTCGCGGTTCGCCGGCACCTATGCACGCCGGTTCGTGGATGGTCGCTCTGTCGTAATCATCTTGTCAGATGGCTACGATACGGCCCCGCCCGAAATCATGGGCGAGGCATTGGAAAAGCTGCGCAAACGTGGCTGCAAAATCATCTGGCTGAATCCTCTTAAGGGCTGGAAAGACTATGAACCGGTCGCCAGCGGCATGGCGGCTGCGTTGCCACATATCGATTTGTTCAAAGCGGCAAATACGCTTTCCGATCTGGCCCATTTGGAACGGGAGCTTGCCGCTTTATGA
- a CDS encoding AAA family ATPase: MIWTDLQTALSREGYVASDDLAVALHLALTLGRPLLLEGAAGVGKTEVARTLAAVREAELIRLQCYEGLDAAQAIYEWNYQRQLLTIRAAAEDGETGKTVEDRIFSRDFLLERPLLAAITKEAPPVLLIDEIDRADEEFEAYLLEILSDYQVSVPELGTIKATSKPIVILTCNGTRDLSDALRRRCLYTYVEYPDRQTELAILKARCPQIEAHLGNQVVGFVQKLREEDLEKTPGVAEMLDFAAALMGLGIADLTDDPATLQHTLTTLLKTQSDQAHITPEVAGRIAGKAA, from the coding sequence ATGATCTGGACTGATTTACAAACCGCGCTGTCGCGCGAAGGATACGTTGCATCTGACGATCTGGCCGTTGCTTTGCATCTGGCGTTGACGTTGGGCCGCCCTTTGCTGCTGGAAGGCGCTGCGGGCGTGGGCAAAACCGAAGTTGCCCGCACGCTTGCCGCTGTACGCGAGGCGGAATTGATCCGGTTGCAATGTTACGAAGGTCTCGACGCCGCGCAAGCGATTTACGAATGGAATTACCAACGACAGCTTTTGACGATCCGTGCGGCAGCAGAAGATGGCGAAACGGGCAAGACGGTTGAGGATCGCATTTTCTCTCGTGATTTCCTGTTAGAGCGTCCGTTGCTGGCCGCGATTACAAAAGAAGCGCCACCAGTCCTGTTGATCGACGAGATCGACCGCGCGGATGAAGAGTTCGAAGCCTACCTGCTGGAAATATTGTCGGACTATCAGGTGTCTGTGCCGGAACTGGGGACGATCAAGGCGACCAGCAAACCGATTGTTATTTTGACCTGCAACGGTACGCGCGATTTGTCAGACGCGTTGCGTCGGCGGTGTTTGTACACCTATGTGGAATACCCTGATCGCCAAACCGAGTTGGCGATTTTGAAGGCGCGATGCCCACAGATTGAAGCGCATTTGGGCAACCAAGTCGTGGGGTTTGTGCAAAAGCTGCGCGAGGAAGATTTAGAAAAGACGCCCGGTGTCGCCGAGATGTTGGATTTTGCAGCCGCGCTGATGGGGCTTGGGATCGCAGATTTGACGGACGATCCTGCGACCTTGCAGCATACTTTGACCACATTGCTGAAAACCCAGAGCGACCAAGCACATATCACGCCTGAGGTTGCAGGTCGTATTGCGGGGAAAGCCGCATGA
- a CDS encoding aerobic carbon-monoxide dehydrogenase large subunit: protein MKDEISREERVENLKGMGCSRKRVEDARFTQGKGNYVDDVKLDGMLFGDFVRSPYAHANIKSIDTEAALKVPGVVAVLTAADLEPLGLHWMPTLAGDKQMVLADGKVLYQGQEVAYVVAEDRYAAADGIEAVEVEYEELQVIVDPFESLKSDVILRPDTVDENGKAVDGAHGPRDHPNHIFTWEAGDKDPTEEVIANADVVAEEEMYYHRTHPCPLETCGCVASMDKVNGKLTLWGTFQAPHAIRTIVSLISGIEEHNIRVISPDIGGGFGNKVGAYPGYVCSVVASIVTGKPVKWIEDRMDNLMTTAFARDYWMKGKISATPEGKITGLHCHVTADHGGFDACADPTKFPAGFMNICTGSYDIPTAYLAVDGVYTNKAPGGVSYRCSFRVTEAVYFIERMIEVLAIKLNMDSAELRRINFIKKEQFPYKAALGWEYDSGDYHTAWDKALKAVDYDGLRAEQAQRVEDFKAGKTRKLMGVGLSFFTEIVGAGPVKNCDILGMGMFDSCEIRIHPTGSAIARLGTISQGQGHATTFAQILATEIGLSADSITIEEGDTDTAPYGLGTYGSRSTPVAGAAAAMVGRKIRAKAQMIAAYLLEVHDDDVEFDVDRFVVKGAPERFKTMKEIAFASYNQAIPGLEPGLEAVSYYDPPNMTYPFGAYVCVMDIDVDTGVTEIRRFYALDDCGTRINPMVIEGQIHGGLTEALAVALGQEIAYDDMGNCKTATLMDFFLPTAWEVPNYETDYTVTPSPHHPIGAKGVGESPHVGGVPCFSNAVQDAFRAFGNTHTNMPHDHWRIWKTANELGLHD, encoded by the coding sequence ATGAAGGACGAAATTAGTCGCGAGGAACGCGTCGAAAACCTTAAGGGTATGGGGTGTTCACGCAAACGGGTTGAAGACGCCCGTTTCACACAAGGCAAAGGCAATTACGTTGATGACGTAAAGCTGGATGGAATGCTGTTTGGCGATTTCGTACGCTCGCCCTATGCACACGCCAACATCAAAAGCATCGACACCGAAGCGGCGCTAAAAGTGCCAGGTGTTGTGGCTGTTCTGACAGCCGCTGACCTGGAGCCGCTTGGCTTGCATTGGATGCCGACATTGGCCGGCGACAAGCAGATGGTTCTGGCAGACGGCAAGGTTTTATACCAAGGCCAAGAAGTTGCCTATGTTGTGGCCGAAGATCGCTATGCCGCGGCTGACGGTATTGAAGCCGTAGAGGTTGAGTACGAAGAGCTCCAAGTCATTGTTGACCCTTTCGAGTCGCTGAAATCCGATGTGATTTTGCGTCCTGATACCGTTGATGAAAACGGTAAGGCGGTTGACGGCGCCCACGGGCCTCGTGATCATCCCAATCACATCTTCACGTGGGAAGCCGGTGACAAGGACCCAACCGAAGAAGTTATCGCCAACGCAGACGTCGTTGCCGAAGAGGAAATGTATTACCACCGTACGCACCCTTGCCCACTGGAAACATGTGGCTGTGTTGCGTCGATGGATAAGGTCAACGGCAAGCTGACGCTTTGGGGTACATTCCAAGCGCCGCACGCCATTCGTACAATCGTTTCCCTGATTTCCGGCATTGAAGAACACAACATTCGTGTGATTTCGCCAGACATCGGCGGTGGGTTCGGCAACAAGGTTGGCGCCTATCCTGGGTATGTCTGTTCCGTCGTCGCATCCATCGTGACAGGTAAGCCTGTTAAGTGGATCGAAGACCGCATGGACAATCTGATGACCACCGCCTTCGCGCGTGATTATTGGATGAAGGGTAAGATTTCGGCGACACCTGAGGGTAAAATTACAGGTCTGCACTGTCATGTGACAGCCGACCACGGTGGCTTTGACGCCTGTGCTGACCCGACCAAGTTCCCTGCAGGGTTCATGAACATCTGCACGGGGTCTTACGACATCCCCACCGCCTATCTGGCCGTGGACGGTGTTTACACAAACAAAGCACCGGGCGGCGTATCCTACCGTTGTTCTTTCCGCGTGACCGAGGCTGTGTATTTCATCGAACGCATGATCGAGGTTCTGGCGATTAAGCTGAACATGGATTCAGCCGAGCTGCGCCGGATCAACTTTATCAAGAAAGAACAGTTCCCGTATAAAGCTGCCCTTGGATGGGAATACGACTCCGGTGATTACCACACCGCGTGGGACAAGGCGCTAAAGGCTGTCGATTATGACGGTCTGCGCGCTGAACAGGCCCAACGCGTTGAGGATTTCAAAGCCGGAAAAACCCGTAAACTGATGGGTGTTGGCCTGTCGTTCTTCACCGAAATCGTTGGTGCCGGTCCGGTTAAGAACTGTGATATCCTAGGGATGGGCATGTTCGATAGCTGTGAAATTCGCATTCACCCGACGGGGTCTGCGATTGCACGGTTGGGTACGATTTCCCAAGGTCAGGGTCACGCAACAACATTCGCGCAAATTTTGGCGACCGAGATCGGCCTGTCAGCGGACAGCATCACCATCGAAGAAGGTGATACGGATACTGCACCATATGGTTTGGGCACCTACGGGTCCCGTTCCACACCGGTTGCGGGGGCTGCTGCGGCGATGGTTGGACGTAAAATTCGTGCCAAGGCACAAATGATTGCGGCCTACTTGCTGGAAGTTCACGACGATGACGTCGAATTTGACGTTGATCGGTTTGTGGTCAAAGGCGCGCCAGAGCGGTTCAAGACGATGAAGGAAATTGCTTTCGCGTCCTACAATCAGGCGATCCCAGGTTTAGAGCCAGGTCTGGAAGCGGTCAGCTATTACGATCCACCGAACATGACCTATCCGTTCGGGGCCTACGTTTGTGTCATGGACATCGATGTTGATACGGGCGTCACCGAAATCCGCCGTTTCTATGCGCTGGATGACTGTGGCACACGGATCAACCCGATGGTGATCGAAGGCCAAATCCACGGTGGTTTGACCGAAGCACTTGCCGTCGCATTGGGCCAGGAAATTGCCTATGATGACATGGGCAACTGTAAGACAGCTACGTTGATGGATTTCTTCCTGCCAACTGCGTGGGAAGTGCCAAACTACGAAACGGACTACACTGTCACTCCATCCCCGCACCACCCGATCGGTGCAAAGGGTGTGGGTGAAAGCCCCCACGTGGGCGGCGTGCCGTGTTTCTCCAACGCTGTACAGGATGCGTTCCGCGCCTTTGGCAATACGCACACCAATATGCCGCATGATCATTGGCGGATTTGGAAGACAGCGAACGAGCTGGGCTTGCACGATTAA